Below is a window of Malus domestica chromosome 13, GDT2T_hap1 DNA.
attttggctaaaagatctttaatttatttgattgttgaATTTGAGGGTATTTGGGTCTATTTAAGTgaaattttggatatatttgaaagtttttataaaaaatgacatttttgaaaCTAAGAGTTAGTTTTTGGTTATATTGAGAAATACCCATTTGTTTCCCTATCTAATGTGAAGGAGTACACTTTTAATGTAATTATGATACTagttttaggtttttttaactttaattaatttgttgttGGTGCAATATCAAGCTTTCTATATGTTAATGATATATTGCAATATAGTTTACAATTATACATAGTTAAGAGTAAACGTACAAGCGAAGAGTTTTGGATTCTCTAATATAACTATGAGGAGTAGTTTACAATTATACATAGTTAAGAGTAAACGTACAAGTGAAGAGTTTTGGATTCTCTAATAGAACATTACccttacatatgatatgaggaAACTTAAGAATATTGAGAGTTTTGGATTCTCTAATGTAACATTACCTTTACATTTGATATGAGGAAACTTCAGAATATTAAGAAAATGTTCAaaaacaacaaagtcttattctACTAAGTAGGATCCactgtatgaatcctaaaatGCTACTGCGCCCAAATTTTCGCCAAGTTTTCCGTTAGCTCCAAGCATTCCATATCTTTTTTTAAAGTCTATTTCCAAGTCTTTCTCTACTATTTTTTCCCTAAGCATATGTCTCATAATTGCATTTCCTAACCAAAGTATCTGTAGATATTCGTTTCACATGTCTGAACCACCTAAACCAATTTTttctcatcttatcttcaattgtgacaactcctactttacctcggatatgcTCGTTCTTAATCTTGTCCCcttgcccacacatccaattcTAACGAAGCATTCTAATATCCGCTACGCTCATTTTTTTGCACATGTTGATACTTAACTGCCTAACATTTTGTATATTAAAGCATTGTTGACCTTATTGCTTTGCTTTAAAATTTTCCATTGAGACTTATTGCCAATGACAGAAATTATTCTTACAGAAGTTGTGaaggtgggttttttttttatattttttttttttacacaagaTAACGTTATTGACTTAAATTGATAGTTGTTAAGGAGAGAAGGATCGGTAGGAATCGAACCTACACCAAGATGCATAAGCATCATTGTTTCCACCATTGTGATAAAGCATCATCTACTGTGAAGGTTTTTGTTTGGCAAACATAAAAATATTATGAAATATAATGTGTCAATTAATCAATAAATGAGAGGTGATATTTAGCAAATATACTAGTGGTGGTGGAGGTTGCGGTTGTGACTATAAGGGCTTGAAAGACAAAGTCTCACATTAGAGAAAGAACCTTGCAAGAGCTTATAAGGTGTTAGCTCATTCCTCATATGTCAATATGGTGGAACATCAAATTTCTTTatggtatcagagtaggttGACCAACATGTGAAATCCAACAACTACAAGTATTTTATGTCACTTGATTTGCATTGTTCACATGCTAAGTTTGAACATTGTCATACATAAAGAGGCATGTTGGCGGTGAAGATGATGGTTGGGATCATGTGATGGCAAGGTGGTGATGGTCATGATCATGGTAATAGCGATGATGGTGGGTGTGTAGCGGAAATGACATCCAACATCTGCAACTAGTTGAAAATGGGTGGGAGCACCACATAAAACAAGCAACACAAGCTAGGGGTGGGCATGGCCCAAGCCGTGTCCAACTTTGGAATAATAACCAAACTGAACCCCTTTGGAAATGAAACAGGGAGGAAGGGGTGGGGCAAGGCGGggccatatttttaaaaataaaaccagATTTAACCCGACTTGTTTGAAATAGGTCAGTTCCAATGGGTCCACAAGTCCATTTCCTGATGCCAAGAATTCTCCAAAGGCAACGTTAAGTAATGCTTGTGTTTATCTTCTACTTCCTCGCTACAAATTCCTAACTAGAACAAAATGCAGAAAAACTCAAATCTAGAATTTGTATCCACCTAAGTTCCTAACTAGGACCAAAGGCAGAAAAAACCCAAATcagtgaaaataataaaaaaaaatcctaaatcaGACTCAAATCAGTAAACAGTGTAATAACTGAAATACAGGTGTGAATTACTGATTGGTTAAAATATAATAAGGAGAAATGTAGAAGATTGCAGCATAGGAAAATTAGTTAGAAATGTGGTATTATAAAAGCTGTTGTAAAACGTTTGCTATTCATTCAATACAGTTAGTCATTTTCTTTCCGCTGCTtattgtctttctctctctctcttcaagcttccttgaattctttgatctTCATCTTCTTGAAATCATTTGTTCTTGTTATCACAGTGAACCTTTAATGAACTCGAGGATCTTTTTAAAGGCTCATGGGCTCAAACCAAGCAAACCAAGATCGACGAAGATGGTGGTCAGGTGGTGGGTGAGAGGTACCTCGATCGACAAGAAATAGGCTAACACTAGAGTGGAAGATGCTTCGGATGCGGCTTAAGATTTTTACACCACTAGAGGGTGCTGCAAGGGCAAAACAGTTACCAGCAAAAATTCTGAGTGTTGCATGCCGTGATCACCTTCTCATTGCTGATATTCCTATGGCAAAGGGCATTTCTGCAGCAACCACCACTACTCTTGTCAAGATTGTATTCGTAGCTCATGTCGCGAGCTTGGAGAATGGGTCAACATGGTGGTCATGTGGTGGGTGGGAGGGACCTCAATGGACGGGATGAAGACgaagagtagagagagagacataGACTAGATCAGGTGGTGAGTCTGAGAATTTTGGATATTAGAGTTGGGAGAGACACAGACTGAGAGAGGGAACATATTGATATTTATTTGATATGTGTGGGAAATCACAAATCAATGACGGAAACAATTCGACCCAAAGGCTCGTTTCCTCAAATTTTTAGACTCGCCTGCCCCACTAATTACGTGGATCCGTCCCACCCGGCCTTGTTTtgtgtttaaaattttaaactcgCTTCAAACCCACCCTAACCCGCAAGGACCCGCCTCAACCAACGAGTCCAGAGCCATTGTGCCCACCCCTAGCACAAGCTGCAACCACTGGAAACAAACACCACTGTGTCACATCAGCAACAACAACGTGAGGAAAGAACAAAACCCCAAGATGATGGCAACAAAAAATACCCTAACTATCAATGTGGACATTTCATACTCACAAAATAGACTTATTAGCATCAGAATTGGCAATTTTCAGAAAGCTCAACCTAAGTCTAATAATGGACTTaattaagataaaaaaaaacacccccATCTAGTTGACAATAATTCTTGAATCTATGTTTCGCTCTCTCCAAATTTCGCATACCATATCATGGTGGTACTTCCATTGAAAGCTTGACCGTGTCctctatttttatattaaatttgaaattCAGTTTATGtctctcaaaaaataaaataaaaaaatcgctTGCATCTGCAATCACTTGCACTACAGAGACTCAGAAAAGCAGTTGCTTGCAGTAGTACAACGTCTGCAATCAACAAGTAGGCCCCTTCTTGTTCCCAAATCCAACAACTGCGGTGATGAATTCCCGGTTGTAGTGCAAGCGCTTGTAGACGTAGCCTTTCGGCTTCTTCTTGTCTTGCTTGGCGACCTTTGGGGTCTGACCCCTAACTTTCCCGGCACGTGCGAGCAACCAGCTGTGAACCTTACCCATGGCTGATTGCAGATACTGCTGCTATTTTGCTGGTAGATAGACTGAGAACGACAGGGCATATATATGTGTCTATttatcattgttttttttttttaacaaacaataataTCTACACTGGAGGTGTGGAGTGAGTTAATCTTACAAATGTGGTTCAACTTCATCTTTGGttagaatcgaacctaagacctctcacttacaagtaaagagtaATTACCATAGTATTGAGTGACATCATTTTtatgtttcttcctttttcataatttttaatttcaaactAAAAATGGGAGTATCATAAGTGAGATCGTACTATTGTACCATACCATAATTTCTTCAGAATGGGTGATAGTTTTAGACCATTTCCAACtcttgggttaaaacttaaaatttttcactcgaaaaatttagattttaactcAGAAATAGTTCTCCTACTCTAACCCTTATGGGTTAAAATTTTAGCTCgatattattaaagaatgaatttaggatcaattttttcttaaggtaactttaaaaaaaatattatgtcgactattctaatttaattttatgaatattttaatcaaaaagtattttgattctcataaacattgaaaaatccCTAAACCGACATCATGAAACTCGATgaacactatgaaagaatatgaaacacataaagaatttttttttaattactttagccattggatttaaatttggaccgtttgattttttaatttttttttaccattaagtTTGATCATATTGGATGTTAGCTATTGAATTCAATGAATACAAATGTAAAACTACaaaaaatacatacatatatatatatatatatatatgtagtgcGCCAGCCTTACTAACCTAAATTTTCTCCAGAAATGAGTTTTGGATTAAAGCTTATATTTGCCCCAATGGTTGAAGTAAGTTTGGATAGGTTTgaaacctaaaatttgagttttatttcaATGACTGGAGGGTCCTAAGGAAATAAGTGTTTGATATgaaggtggattgtctgccctcctatttcCATACTCTTCCCATTCATTCCTGTttatgtgatcacggttaagtcacgtcaacattttatattgattttttttataaaaataataaaacaaaatgtaataggaatataaaatattgacgtggcttaaccgtgaccatacaaaatAGGAGATGATGAGAAGAGTATAgaaataggagggcagacaatccaccctgtttgatatatatatatttttttggtaaaaaaagttttgatatttgataGGGCTTCATTTGACGAAATTAACGTTAAAAAGTAGGCTCGTGCACGTCACGTAATCAAATTAAGAATTAAATTTGGGTAGTTACATGTaacttttattgttttaatggtAAAATACGCCAAAGTGAAAAAGTTAAGGTATCACTGGTGCAATTTTAGCTTTATTATTTTCAAGTACATAAAAATAGAGTAATGTTAGGTaggttaaattttttaaattaaatttacaaattaaataatgtagttgtaaataattaaataactaattaagtattaattaaagtgattttttttattagtaatacaatttgatttaaaaattttaatcccCAGTATTATTCACACTACAATTACAAAGGAGCGGGAAACGGCCATAGAAACTttttgaatctctctctctcactcactctctctctctctctctgtgctcGCTCTATCCATCTTCCTGCCGAAACCAAGCTCACGAATTGCAGGCACAGAGTAAATCCTTGAATTTCCGTCATTCACACGCTTTCATTTCCAATTTCGACTCAAATTCGCCGCTTTCCGAAAACCCCCAAATTGAAAAACCCAAGTCTCCACCAAATGTGAATCCGGCACCTCCACAATGCGCCAATGCCCAATCCAACTCACAGGAGATGACTAACACGAGAGACGAACCAGGTGGAAGCGGCAGCGGAGGCGGCGGTGGCGGATTTCATAGAGTGCAAGCAGAGCGTGACCTAGAATCCAATTGGGAACTCGATCTCGCACAGAAACTCGAAGAATATTTACTCAAAATTTGCTCCGGTGAAATACCCACCGAAGCAGAAGGCCATGTCGCTATTAATTTCGCCGAAGGTGTTCCTTTTACTTCAAACTactgtttttgttttaaatttatttacgtTCGGAATTGTTTGTGACAATTTTTGTTTGGTGTAGCTGCGCTGCTGCTTCAAGGTTCGGTCCAAGTGTATAGCCGGAAGGTGGAGTATCTGTACTCGTTGGTTTTGCGTGCCTTGGAGTTCCTTACCCAGAAAGGGTTGGTGTTTCTTTCCcctttctttttaaaattttaagatgttgtaaacttattttatttcttttcttttttcataaaTATTATGATATTATCTGAGTAAAGGTTTGTACTTTGTGTATATGGATCCAGATATGTGCATTTGTGTGTCTGTTATTTCAAAAAGTCATTTTATTTCAGTTCCCGTGACTATAAGCAAAGAAGATATAATTAAAACAATAGGCTGTGTAGGACTGACATCTGAAGAAGCACTATAAAACTAGAAATTTAAACTAAGATAATAAATTTAAGAGCAGATACTGGATAGGAGAAAATAATTAAAGAGATTCATATAATAATCAGGTTGTGTTAAGTCTTGTAATAATTAAGGTAAGTCATTAACCTGGTGTTGAGTTTCTGTTTTGTCTAAAGTTTTCCGCTCCTAGGAAAAAgatagtgatgatgatgatgatcataTCATCATTATTAGGCGTAAGCTCTACGTTGCACTATAAACTGTGCTTTGGAATTGcttacttctctctctctctctctctctctctctctctctctcattagttttcttattttACTGTGTCTTTTACATAGGCAGCATGAACAATCTGAAAGAACATCTATTCGGCCTGAAGAAGGTGGGAGTTCCCATGCTGCTTCTGATGAAGAAAATGATATCTTTTGGGGCTTAGATGACATTGCAGGTAGCCATTACTGTCTTATTCTGTATGGAGGTATAATTGTGCAATTGTCATCCACTGAAATCAATTTGCTTTGCAGTTGAAACAAAGAATTGCTTAGATAGTCCATTGGGCAGAGATGCTCCTCTGAATCCCTTTGTGAAGCCCCCAGCAAATCTAGTTGTACTCGAAGGTGATTGCCTAGATACTACTGGTGATTTCGGAGAATTAGAGTCATATCTGGTACCGTAGTTTCTTCCATCTATTAGTTTTTTGGATAGTTTGCTCAATGTATGTATCTAAGTTGTTTGgttacaaaaaatatatttgcaGCTTGCCACCAACAATCTATACCAGGATTTCATTTTATTAGATCCATGTGATACAGTAGCAGTAAATGATTATTTGTATGTGGATGGAGTTGGTAAAGGACCAAATAGTGCTTATAGGGTCACCTCAGAACGAAAAAGTCATCAGACTCCCAGACGTTCAGGTGGAACTGCATGTAGGTCATCTCTCCATAAGGGGAAGGATCCTAATATGATTCAATCTCCTATCGCCGGTTGCAGTTTTGAGGCAAACAATTGTAATATTAGGCTTGATCCTCCTGCCTGCAATGATTTTGGCGATGGTACTCAGGGATTTGATATTGATGATAGATATTCAGAGCCCGGGGACTTGGATGATtccgatgatgatgatgatgatccaTGGAAGCCACTGAATCCCCATGAACCTGGGAATTTGAAAGTGAAACCTTTTCGGAAAGGTTGTTTTCAAATGTTAGTTTTTTTGAAGTtacatttattaattattatgtgCCTAACACCATGCTTCTCTTTCATTATGTTTTCCACTAGCAGTCAAAGCTTCTAAAAGGAAAGGTTTCAATTGTACTAAGCTGGCCTCTATTATTACACTGTTTCCACCTGCAAAATTGTACGGTACTATTAGTCCAGAGCTCACAGAAATGTGGGAGATTCGACGCCATGCCGAGGAAAGACAAAAGGGGTCCCAATCTCCTCCATTATTTGAAAAGGTTTGTGTTACAGAACTTTGTGtagatgttttttctttttttttggttggttgGTGAACTTGCTTTCTCATTTGCAGCTACGGGTATCACTTGTTAAAGGAAGACAAGAATCCTTTGATGCCTTTAGCAATCCTATGGATGGAAATGAGGATACTGAATATGATAACGAGATCCCTGATTTTGGGCAAACAGATGCTGACTTGCCAGAATTCATGGATGATGTAACTCGTCACAATGATTTGGTTAGACTGCACGGATAATTGATTATAACATGACTTAAAAATGAGTGGGAACGTTTTAGATTGCTAATCTATTGGTATTATACAGAATGAGGACGGTGGTCCTCACTTTGGTAATGATGAACCATTTGATGACGATCCAAATCCTCATGCAAGCCTGGAAGATTTGTGTCGCTCTCACTTGGTAAGTATACATTTCTAactttgtttctgggttttggcaGTAGTGAAATGTTGAGCCGCTATATATATCTTGTTAGCTGGATTTCGGAAGAGGTTGGGCATATTTAGTCAATGGATTTCTGGGTTATATTTTAATTGGCAACGGAAATTTGATAGTTTGATCTGCAGCACCATTCAATACTCTAATCCACATAGAACACTTTGTAATTGAGGCCAAGAGTCTGAAGCAAAGtgcttttttttgtaaatacagtCTTACTTTATAGGTTTATTAGGATGGATTCTTTATTTCAGCATGTTAGGAAGGATGCATATTCTCATTAGGGTGGTTTTGTTTGTGAACTCTGAAAAGTATCTTTTAGCAGACACGAAAATAGTTTTTAAGGCATTTCAGGTGAATAGATCATGGAAGAAAGAGCCcagttcatatttttttttttgctcgcAATGTGTTTtgtctaatttatttttcttttgcctcttttctTTCACCTTTGGGAAAAATTATATGGTATTTTTCCTACCATTCTATCCTCTGGTAAATAACTGCAACTTTTTG
It encodes the following:
- the LOC103452864 gene encoding condensin-2 complex subunit H2, with amino-acid sequence MTNTRDEPGGSGSGGGGGGFHRVQAERDLESNWELDLAQKLEEYLLKICSGEIPTEAEGHVAINFAEAALLLQGSVQVYSRKVEYLYSLVLRALEFLTQKGQHEQSERTSIRPEEGGSSHAASDEENDIFWGLDDIAVETKNCLDSPLGRDAPLNPFVKPPANLVVLEGDCLDTTGDFGELESYLLATNNLYQDFILLDPCDTVAVNDYLYVDGVGKGPNSAYRVTSERKSHQTPRRSGGTACRSSLHKGKDPNMIQSPIAGCSFEANNCNIRLDPPACNDFGDGTQGFDIDDRYSEPGDLDDSDDDDDDPWKPLNPHEPGNLKVKPFRKVKASKRKGFNCTKLASIITLFPPAKLYGTISPELTEMWEIRRHAEERQKGSQSPPLFEKLRVSLVKGRQESFDAFSNPMDGNEDTEYDNEIPDFGQTDADLPEFMDDVTRHNDLNEDGGPHFGNDEPFDDDPNPHASLEDLCRSHLDALLASIAETEKQTELAARVSTWKHKIEYNLEEQESHPAFDIHDYGERILDRLSFEPDNENVLSFADVVKGQQKYDVARSFSALLQLVNNGDVELDRSGVAGESFCYTAVNPFHVWLLRHDKKREETGFRLSGKRVQSPLRKASRKVDNGNTETDKSSSVKSSSKAHKSTGTSLINGKLPMKVGNVGGKRCTPEAKRRRKSRFVEPVSLHSAG